Proteins found in one Arachis stenosperma cultivar V10309 chromosome 8, arast.V10309.gnm1.PFL2, whole genome shotgun sequence genomic segment:
- the LOC130945393 gene encoding uncharacterized protein LOC130945393 translates to MFFHLLIYILCSILKARFCFKVSDSLAKRFLLQSLGKKWREHRIKLWNEFYDPRLSKTEIINNTPEDIALDQWALFVEYRLKPETRNLCKRNQEIRQKQIIPHTSGAKSIARRRAELTEEKGKEVSRVQMWDITHKKIDGSYVNEKAKEIAEKIEAYSSQQSVESTVNSPLDALGVVLGKEHPRRIRGLGMGAVLTVAFKNNTTRISQMNLGSSNDADTSSTCGPNVQDELDTVKAQLQALVSYIPSKEGGKIPVKLAGMFPTHLI, encoded by the exons ATGTTCTTTCATCtgttaatatatattctttgtTCCATATTAAAGGCTCGATTTTGCTTCAAAGTGAGTGATAGCTTGGCCAAACGATTTCTGCTCCAATCGCTTGGCAAAAAATGGAGGGAACATAGGATAAAGCTTTGGAATGAGTTTTATGATCCGAGGTTGAGTAAAACCGAGATCATAAATAATACACCAGAAGATATTGCTCTTGATCAATGGGCTTTATTCGTAGAATATCGTTTGAAGCCTGAAACTCGG AATCTTTGTAAGAGGAATCAAGAAATTCGGCAAAAACAAATAATTCCTCATACTTCAGGTGCTAAATCAATTGCAAGAAGAAGGGCTGAATTG ACGGAAGAGAAGGGAAAAGAAGTTAGTAGGGTTCAAATGTGGGACATCACTCACAAGAAAATAGATGGAAGTTATGTTAATGAAAAGGCTAAAGAAATAGCG GAGAAGATTGAAGCATATAGCAGTCAACAATCGGTGGAATCAACTGTTAATTCTCCTCTTGATGCTCTTGGAGTAGTTCTTGGGAAAGAGCACCCTCGTCGTATTCGAGGTTTAGGCATGGGAGCTGTTCTAACAGTTGCTTTCAAGAACAACACTACAAGAATTAGTCAGATGAATTTAGGTTCTTCAAATGATGCTGACACATCATCTACTTGTGGTCCAAATGTACAAGACGAGTTGGATACCGTTAAAGCGCAATTGCAAGCGCTAGTCTCCTATATTCCTTCTAAAGAAGGAGGTAAAATTCCGGTGAAATTGGCTGGAATGTTCCCTACTCATTTGATATAG